A region from the Plasmodium relictum strain SGS1 genome assembly, contig: PRELSG_00_v1_42, whole genome shotgun sequence genome encodes:
- a CDS encoding fam-h protein: protein MSRKSDVISNISIYPEYYFHVAKGFATKDISTSKINNKKEKKNILIFPIKFSIFILLIWILKDSNNCDYFRSWNYKNEIKNILYLGAKRLLTENDDIIKQANEGLKYREQKEMIETDLESIKEKDEIEEKIDIEQSEIEEKLENKKIKFNGKISSKCQNNLKVNSLICAFILSCCSFLLSLKVAIAYDLITPQLTLLFVNLSITIFSILLILEQTQTKPNDKL from the exons atgagcAGGAAAAGTGATGTTATCTCCAATATTAGTATATATCCcgaatattattttcatgtAGCAAAAGGTTTTGCTACTAAAGATATATCAACTTCAAAAATAAACAacaaaaaagagaaaaaaaatatattaatttttcctataaaattttctatatttatcCTTTTAATTTGGATATTAAAAGATTCTAATAAT TGCGATTATTTTAGATCATGGAATtacaaaaatgaaataaaaaacatattatatttaGGAGCCAAAAGATTGTTAACAGAAAATGatgatataataaaacaagCAAACGAAGGATTAAAATACCGTGAGCAAAAGGAAATGATAGAAACAGATTTAGAATcaataaaggaaaaagacgaaatagaagaaaaaatagatatagaACAAAGTGAAATAGAGGAAAAActggaaaataaaaaaataaaatttaatggGAAAATTTCAAGCAAATgccaaaataatttaaaagtaaaTTCCCTAATTTgtgcttttattttatcatgtTGTTCATTTTTGTTATCTCTAAAAGTAGCAATTGCATATGATTTAATAACACCTCAATTAACTCTTTTGTTTGTTAATCTCTCTATAACAATATTTTCAATTCTTCTAATTCTCGAACAAACACAAACAAAACCTAatgataaattataa